Proteins from a genomic interval of Oncorhynchus clarkii lewisi isolate Uvic-CL-2024 chromosome 13, UVic_Ocla_1.0, whole genome shotgun sequence:
- the LOC139365183 gene encoding cytohesin-3-like: MMEAFASRYCSCNPGVFQSTDTCYVLSFAIIMLNTSLHNPNVRDKPPVERFISMNRGINEGGDLPEDLLRNLYESIKSEPFKIPEDDGNDLTHTFFNPDREGWLLKLGGRVKTWKRRWFILTDNCLYYFEYTTDKEPRGIIPLENLSIREVEEPRKPNCFELYNPNHKGSVIKACKTEADGRVVEGNHTVYRISAPTTEEKEEWIKSIKASISRDPFYDMLATRKRRIANKK; the protein is encoded by the exons ATGATGGAGGCCTTCGCTTCGCGGTACTGCTCCTGCAACCCCGGTGTCTTCcaatccacag ACACATGTTATGTCCTGTCCTTCGCCATCATCATGTTGAATACCAGCCTCCACAACCCCAACGTCAGAGACAAGCCCCCCGTAGAGAGATTCATCTCCATGAACAGAGGCATCAACGAGGGAGGAGACCTGCCAGAGGACCTACTcagg aatctCTATGAGAGCATTAAGAGTGAACCCTTTAAGATCCCAGAGGATGATGGGAACGACCTAACTCACACGTTCTTCAacccagacagagagggatggctGCTCAAACTGG GGGGAAGAGTGAAGACCTGGAAGAGAAGGTGGTTCATCCTGACAGACAACTGCCTGTACTACTTTGAGTACAcaaca gataAGGAGCCTCGTGGGATCATCCCCTTAGAGAACCTCAGTATCAGAGAGGTGGAGGAACCCAGGAAACCA AACTGCTTCGAGCTCTACAACCCCAACCACAAGGGTTCGGTGATCAAGGCGTGTAAGACGGAGGCGGACGGCCGGGTCGTCGAGGGCAACCACACGGTGTACAGGATATCGGCGCCCACgactgaggagaaagaggagtggaTCAAGTCCATCAA GGCGAGCATCAGCAGGGATCCCTTCTATGATATGTTGGCCACCAGGAAAAGACGGATTGCCAACAAGAAGTGA